A window of Solanum stenotomum isolate F172 chromosome 3, ASM1918654v1, whole genome shotgun sequence contains these coding sequences:
- the LOC125860339 gene encoding glycine-rich cell wall structural protein 2-like, with protein MHSKFIHFALFIFIIFTISAGSLALSPVGGRKMSSNTEMGSPSSGSGAAHGPNWDYNWGWGSSPSGGWGYGSGSGRSPNGFARGWGFGSGSGSGSGSGYGYGYGSGGAHGGGYGAGSGSGGSGGGFGSGSGGSPSVSERHG; from the coding sequence ATGCATTCAAAATTCATCCATTTCGCtctttttatctttattatCTTTACTATCTCCGCCGGTTCTTTAGCCCTTAGCCCGGTCGGCGGAAGGAAGATGAGCTCGAATACCGAGATGGGATCACCTAGCTCAGGTAGTGGCGCGGCTCATGGGCCTAACTGGGATTACAATTGGGGTTGGGGTTCAAGCCCGAGCGGAGGATGGGGTTATGGTTCGGGCTCGGGTAGGTCTCCTAATGGATTTGCACGAGGCTGGGGCTTTGGTTCCGGGTCAGGGAGCGGGTCTGGTTCGGGCTATGGTTATGGTTACGGAAGCGGTGGGGCTCATGGTGGTGGTTATGGAGCTGGAAGTGGTTCGGGTGGTAGTGGAGGCGGTTTTGGTTCGGGAAGTGGTGGTTCACCATCAGTTTCCGAACGTCATGGTTAA